A genomic stretch from Aedes albopictus strain Foshan chromosome 2, AalbF5, whole genome shotgun sequence includes:
- the LOC109430905 gene encoding pancreatic lipase-related protein 2-like gives MLRVVFIAVAFAALLGVRADIFEDTFDLSSEESIANSMNVAFGEYRSELGPLLEGPVDDSLESRIAVPCASRDQPNFETFYDDRNSWKELEFSSSLTIIVHGWLHNSEEVWIRQTAHELMKIHDTTICLVDWNYRARYNYRQAAEEHTPFVADFLTRFILYSNEVGVPLEKVTLIGHNLGAHICGQSGHNLGGRIGAIYGLDPLGPLFEYPKDHGLEMRLDLSDAKYVQVIITSRHELGLVNGEGHENFYPNGGESAANCPLPDTDSKELTVRIACSEWESTEYFKRSLNPNNPYEGKQCSDWPSYLAHRCDFNRSNKLGIYSHRIGGDFYLNAEPILPNYPAFSSHAH, from the exons ATGTTACGAGTAGTGTTCATAGCGGTCGCTTTCGCGGCCCTTCTCGGAGTCCGGGCGGATATATTTGAGGACACGTTTGATTTGAGTAGTGAGGAATCGATTGCCAATTCGATGAACGTTGCGTTCGGTGAATACAGAAGTGAGCTGGGGCCATTGCTGGAAGGCCCTGTGGATGACTCCCTGGAATCCAGAATCGCTGTGCCCTGTGCTAGCAG AGATCAGCCCAACTTTGAGACCTTCTACGATGATCGTAATTCGTGGAAAGAATTGGAGTTCTCATCTTCATTGACCATTATTGTTCACGGATGGTTGCACAACTCGGAGGAAGTTTGGATTCGCCAAACGGCACATGAACTGATGAAAATACATGATACTACCATTTGTCTTGTGGATTGGAATTACCGTGCACGGTACAATTACCGCCAAGCCGCAGAGGAGCATACGCCGTTTGTTGCCGACTTCCTAACGAGGTTTATCCTGTATTCAAACGAAGTGGGTGTACCACTGGAAAAGGTCACCCTAATCGGTCATAACTTGGGCGCTCACATTTGCGGACAGTCCGGTCACAACCTTGGTGGAAGAATTGGTGCAATCTATGGTTTGGACCCGTTGGGACCATTGTTCGAATATCCGAAGGACCACGGATTGGAAATGCGCCTGGACCTAAGCGATGCCAAGTATGTTCAGGTCATCATCACGTCCAGACATGAGTTGGGCTTGGTAAACGGTGAAGGCCACGAGAACTTCTACCCGAATGGTGGTGAATCTGCTGCAAACTGTCCTTTGCCGGATACGGACTCTAAGGAACTGACGGTTCGCATAGCTTGCAGCGAGTGGGAATCTACGGAATACTTCAAGCGCTCGCTGAATCCGAACAACCCCTACGAAGGAAAACAGTGCTCAGATTGGCCGTCGTACCTGGCTCATCGTTGCGATTTCAACAGATCCAACAAGCTGGGTATTTACAGCCACAGAATCGGTGGAGACTTCTATTTGAATGCGGAGCCCATTCTTCCAAACTACCCGGCGTTCAGTAGCCATGCTCATTAG